In Candidatus Cloacimonadota bacterium, the following proteins share a genomic window:
- a CDS encoding mechanosensitive ion channel: MDPIQTTKPYLNKAIELIMEYGPKLLLAVVVLIIGLWIIKGIKKIVTKALEKGNVEISLQRFLISMIGIGLKILLLISVASMVGIATTSFVAILGAATFAVGLALQGSLSNFAGGVLILLLKPFKVSDTIEAQGFVGKVHEIQIFNTLIKTFDNKMIYIPNGSLSNGNITNYSQEPIRRVDMTFGISYGDDIKKAKDILKTLVENDSRILKDPAPLIAVSNLGDSSVDFAVKVWCDTAEYWNVYFDMQENVKMTFDKEGISIPFPQTDVHLFNEDNK; this comes from the coding sequence ATGGATCCGATTCAAACAACAAAGCCATATTTAAACAAGGCAATCGAACTTATCATGGAGTATGGTCCGAAACTTTTGTTAGCAGTTGTTGTTCTTATTATTGGTTTGTGGATCATTAAAGGTATTAAAAAAATAGTAACAAAAGCTCTGGAAAAAGGGAATGTCGAGATCTCTTTACAACGCTTTCTGATCAGTATGATCGGTATAGGATTGAAAATCCTGCTCTTGATCAGTGTTGCCTCGATGGTTGGAATAGCTACGACTTCATTTGTTGCAATCCTCGGTGCAGCAACGTTTGCTGTTGGTCTTGCACTGCAGGGAAGCTTGTCTAATTTTGCCGGAGGTGTTCTCATTCTTTTGCTTAAACCCTTCAAAGTAAGCGATACTATTGAAGCACAGGGTTTTGTTGGAAAAGTTCATGAAATTCAAATTTTTAACACCCTCATAAAAACCTTTGATAACAAGATGATCTACATCCCGAACGGATCATTATCCAATGGGAATATTACCAATTATTCACAAGAGCCGATACGCAGAGTAGATATGACCTTCGGTATCAGCTACGGTGATGACATCAAGAAAGCAAAGGATATCCTTAAAACGTTGGTAGAGAACGACTCGCGAATTTTAAAAGATCCAGCTCCCCTCATTGCCGTTTCGAATCTCGGAGATAGTTCTGTTGATTTTGCAGTAAAGGTCTGGTGCGACACTGCTGAATATTGGAATGTTTATTTTGATATGCAGGAGAATGTGAAAATGACCTTTGACAAAGAAGGTATTTCAATTCCTTTCCCTCAGACCGATGTACATCTGTTCAACGAAGATAATAAATAG
- a CDS encoding DUF3795 domain-containing protein has product MCKEKNTIAYCGLYCAECFSYKGTIADLARDLRKELRACRFDKIAEVFSKISFFKDFEDYDICYKVLGAMVKVRCRKLCRDGGGNPYCKVRICCEKKDIVGCWECEDFITCEKLTFLKENHGDAHIQNMKIIKKKGVSEFLNGKKHWYLKPKE; this is encoded by the coding sequence ATGTGTAAAGAAAAAAATACAATTGCATATTGTGGATTATATTGTGCTGAATGTTTTAGTTACAAGGGTACTATTGCAGATTTAGCCCGTGATTTACGGAAAGAGCTAAGAGCTTGTAGATTTGACAAAATTGCCGAAGTTTTTTCGAAGATTTCATTCTTCAAAGATTTCGAAGATTATGACATATGTTACAAGGTCTTGGGTGCAATGGTCAAAGTACGATGCAGAAAGTTATGTAGAGATGGTGGTGGAAATCCCTATTGCAAGGTCAGGATCTGCTGCGAGAAAAAAGATATTGTCGGATGCTGGGAGTGCGAGGATTTCATTACATGTGAAAAACTCACCTTTCTCAAAGAGAATCACGGCGATGCACATATTCAAAACATGAAGATCATAAAGAAAAAGGGTGTTTCAGAATTTTTGAATGGAAAGAAACACTGGTATTTAAAACCGAAAGAATAA